In the genome of Candidatus Microbacterium phytovorans, one region contains:
- a CDS encoding acyl-CoA dehydrogenase, with the protein MTDAAVRPTKPATSRRTPAGGAPTAAHSAEEAHEPRIDVAAVTDALLGTWADTRRSAREMIKNPVFWKIEGQPMADHRERVLSQLHLLVENDGSRRAFPEEYGGLNDNGANLAGFMELVLADPSLQIKSGVQWGLFGSAIYQLGTKTHHDRWLRDVITLDLPGAFAMTETGHGSDVAAIGTTATYDPDAEEFVIHTPFRGAWKDYLGNAALHGKAATVFAQLITGGVNYGVHCFFVPLRDESGAFLPGVGGEDDGVKGGLNGIDNGRLHFDHVRVPRENLLNRYGDVAPDGTYSSDIATPGRRFFTMLGALVQGRVSLDGAATTGTALALHIALTYANQRRQFDSGSGSDEVVLLDYGKHQRRLIPRLAQVYAQFFANDELLRKFDGVFGGTSDTPEEREDLETLAAALKPLSTWNALDTIQECREASGGAGFLAENRLVGLHHDLDVYVTFEGDNNVLLQLVGKRLLSDYARQFRGADAAKLAGFAARQAAGKVFHGAGLRQLGQAVADFGSTARSVELGLRADQQHELLAGRVEQMISDIAARLRPASKATPSEAAAMFNANQAELIEAARAHGELLQWEAFSDGVTRIEDEGTRQVLTWLRDLFGLSLVEKHLAWHLINGRLSTQRAAAVTRYIDRLCLRLRPHAQDLVDAFGFAPEHVRAPIASGAEQERQDEARTYYADLAASGAAPVSEKSLKKKTSS; encoded by the coding sequence ATGACCGACGCCGCCGTCCGTCCCACCAAGCCCGCCACCAGCCGGCGCACGCCCGCCGGGGGTGCACCCACGGCCGCCCACTCCGCGGAGGAGGCGCACGAACCACGCATCGACGTCGCCGCCGTCACCGACGCGCTCCTCGGAACCTGGGCGGACACGCGCCGCAGCGCCCGCGAGATGATCAAGAACCCCGTGTTCTGGAAGATCGAGGGCCAGCCGATGGCCGATCACCGGGAGCGCGTGCTGTCGCAGCTGCATCTGCTGGTCGAGAACGACGGCTCTCGCCGCGCCTTCCCCGAGGAGTACGGCGGGCTGAACGACAACGGCGCCAACCTCGCCGGCTTCATGGAGCTCGTCTTGGCCGACCCGAGCCTGCAGATCAAGTCCGGCGTGCAGTGGGGTCTGTTCGGTTCTGCCATCTACCAGCTCGGCACGAAGACGCACCACGATCGCTGGCTCCGCGACGTCATCACGCTCGACCTCCCGGGCGCGTTCGCGATGACCGAGACGGGGCACGGCTCCGACGTCGCCGCCATCGGCACGACGGCGACGTACGACCCGGATGCCGAGGAGTTCGTCATCCACACGCCGTTCCGCGGTGCGTGGAAGGACTATCTGGGCAACGCGGCGCTCCACGGCAAGGCGGCGACGGTGTTCGCGCAGCTCATCACCGGCGGGGTCAACTACGGCGTGCACTGCTTCTTCGTGCCGCTGCGCGACGAGTCGGGTGCCTTCCTGCCCGGGGTCGGCGGTGAGGACGACGGCGTCAAGGGCGGCCTGAACGGCATCGACAACGGTCGACTGCACTTCGACCATGTCCGGGTTCCGCGCGAGAACCTCCTCAACCGCTACGGCGACGTGGCCCCCGATGGCACCTACTCCAGCGACATCGCCACCCCCGGCCGCCGCTTCTTCACCATGCTCGGCGCGCTCGTGCAGGGGCGGGTGTCCCTCGATGGGGCCGCCACCACCGGAACGGCACTGGCCCTCCACATCGCCCTGACCTACGCCAATCAGCGGCGCCAGTTCGACTCCGGCTCCGGGTCGGACGAGGTGGTGCTCCTGGACTACGGCAAGCACCAGCGTCGCCTGATCCCGCGCCTCGCGCAGGTCTACGCGCAGTTCTTCGCCAACGACGAACTGCTGCGCAAGTTCGACGGCGTCTTCGGCGGCACGTCCGACACTCCGGAGGAGCGCGAGGACCTCGAGACGCTCGCCGCGGCCCTCAAGCCGCTCTCTACGTGGAACGCGCTCGACACGATCCAGGAATGCCGCGAGGCCAGCGGCGGCGCGGGCTTCCTCGCCGAGAACCGTCTCGTCGGGCTGCACCACGATCTCGACGTGTACGTCACGTTCGAGGGCGACAACAACGTTCTCCTCCAACTGGTCGGCAAGCGTCTCCTCTCCGACTACGCCCGGCAGTTCCGAGGCGCGGATGCCGCGAAGCTGGCGGGGTTCGCGGCGCGGCAGGCGGCCGGGAAGGTGTTCCACGGCGCCGGGCTCCGGCAACTGGGTCAGGCGGTCGCCGATTTCGGTTCCACCGCGCGGTCGGTGGAACTCGGGCTCCGCGCCGATCAGCAGCACGAGTTGCTCGCCGGCCGAGTGGAGCAGATGATCTCGGACATCGCGGCGCGTCTGCGTCCGGCATCCAAGGCCACTCCGTCCGAGGCTGCCGCCATGTTCAACGCGAATCAGGCGGAGCTCATCGAGGCCGCCCGTGCGCACGGCGAGCTTCTGCAGTGGGAGGCGTTCAGCGACGGCGTCACCCGGATCGAGGATGAGGGCACCCGTCAGGTGCTCACGTGGCTGCGCGACCTCTTCGGCCTGAGCCTCGTCGAGAAGCACCTCGCATGGCACCTGATCAACGGTCGCCTCTCCACGCAGCGTGCGGCGGCAGTGACGCGCTACATCGATCGGCTCTGCCTGCGGCTCCGGCCGCACGCGCAGGACCTCGTCGATGCCTTCGGCTTCGCACCCGAGCACGTGCGTGCTCCGATCGCCTCGGGCGCCGAGCAGGAGCGGCAGGACGAGGCGCGGACGTACTATGCCGACCTCGCGGCATCCGGGGCGGCTCCGGTATCGGAGAAGTCGCTCAAGAAGAAGACGTCGTCCTGA